A window of the Desulforapulum autotrophicum HRM2 genome harbors these coding sequences:
- the rpsT gene encoding 30S ribosomal protein S20 codes for MANHKSAAKRAKQSEARRLRNKSTRSSMNTAVKKVRTAKEAGTDNATDLLNSAKSLIAKAAKKGVIHQNTAARKISRLTKSLG; via the coding sequence TTGGCTAACCACAAATCAGCAGCAAAACGTGCAAAGCAGAGCGAAGCAAGACGCCTTAGAAACAAATCTACTAGATCCTCAATGAACACCGCAGTGAAAAAGGTCAGAACGGCAAAAGAGGCAGGCACTGACAATGCAACCGATCTTCTTAACTCTGCAAAATCCCTGATCGCAAAAGCAGCAAAAAAAGGTGTTATTCACCAGAACACTGCCGCACGTAAAATTTCAAGGCTCACCAAAAGCCTGGGCTAA
- the lptE gene encoding LPS assembly lipoprotein LptE, whose protein sequence is MMNDRFVIRGLLALVFILSGCGYTLSNGGTLPGKVTRVAVTMFENQSFESGAETTFTSSLMKELLQKSSAMVVERNGADAVITGTIRSITIAAFTRTADDEVVERQVSAVIDLDMVDANGETLWSVHNFSAKEVFTVTSFNLLDEAAKAEAIERIATRVSERIVDQMRDGF, encoded by the coding sequence ATGATGAACGATAGGTTTGTGATTAGGGGCCTTCTGGCACTGGTTTTTATTCTTTCAGGTTGCGGCTATACCCTTTCAAACGGCGGGACTCTCCCGGGTAAGGTTACACGGGTTGCCGTGACCATGTTTGAGAACCAAAGTTTTGAAAGCGGCGCAGAAACAACATTTACCTCCTCCCTGATGAAAGAACTCCTTCAAAAGAGCAGCGCCATGGTTGTTGAAAGAAATGGGGCGGATGCAGTCATCACTGGAACCATCCGGTCCATAACCATTGCTGCCTTTACCCGGACAGCAGATGATGAGGTCGTGGAACGTCAGGTGAGTGCTGTGATTGATCTTGATATGGTTGACGCCAACGGAGAGACACTTTGGTCTGTGCACAATTTTTCAGCAAAAGAGGTCTTTACGGTAACAAGTTTCAATCTCCTGGATGAGGCGGCCAAGGCAGAGGCCATTGAACGAATAGCCACCAGGGTTTCAGAACGAATCGTTGACCAGATGAGGGATGGGTTTTAA
- the leuS gene encoding leucine--tRNA ligase, which produces MEERYNPEKVEPLWQAYWNQHQTFKATEDGSKPKYYLLEMFPYPSGKIHMGHVRNYTIGDVVVRYKRMKGFNVLHPMGWDAFGMPAENAAIDNNTHPAAWTYENIRTMRRQLKRMGFSYDWDREIATCRPEYYRWEQWLFLKMLDKDMVYRKESYVNWCDHCQTVLANEQVEQDMCWRCGKPVQQKKLWQWFFRITDFAEDLLVHCDKLPGWPDNVTLMQKNWIGKSQGSEIRFPIQGIDENIPVFTTRPDTLFGSTFMCLAPEHPLVETLSRGTDQAAAVTEFTTRVLNQERSSIALEKYEKEGVFTGAWCINPVTREKMPIYTANFALMEYGTGAVMSVPAHDQRDFDFARKYGLPIKVVIQPPGEPLDPATMIEAYTGQGTLADSGEFSGLGNLEAMGAITRWLENKGLGKTTVSFRLRDWGISRQRYWGTPIPVIHCPDCGIVPVKEETLPVVLPEDAALLDNGGSPLATLDGFARVNCPVCNRADARRETDTMDTFVESSWYFARYCSPRYDKGMFDPAAVAYWMPVDQYIGGVEHAILHLLYSRYFMRVLNTLGLIDFKEPFERLLTQGMVCKETLTCPEHGFIYPDDAETVNDKVICKRCNSDVEVGRVIKMSKSKKNVIDPNALLDQYGADITRLFCLFAAPPEKDLEWNDDGVEGCNRFINRVWRLADRCKSTYIDLLPYSGVVADLKGEPKKLFIKANQTIKKVTDDIEESFHFNTAISAVMELVNAMYSADLDPDQTDMGEVALFCIENIVLLLSPIVPHFCEELWSILGHGPSIVDQPWPDYQKDALLTDEILIVVQVNGKLRSKFSVDAAVSDDFIRKAALADEQVEKYIKGKTIKKVIVVKKKLVNIVV; this is translated from the coding sequence ATGGAGGAGCGATACAACCCGGAAAAAGTTGAGCCGCTTTGGCAGGCGTATTGGAATCAGCACCAGACCTTTAAGGCAACTGAAGATGGGTCAAAGCCGAAATATTATCTGCTGGAGATGTTTCCCTATCCTTCGGGAAAAATTCATATGGGGCATGTCAGAAACTATACCATCGGAGATGTGGTTGTCCGTTACAAACGCATGAAGGGGTTTAATGTGCTTCACCCCATGGGGTGGGACGCCTTTGGTATGCCCGCTGAAAATGCCGCCATTGACAACAACACCCATCCTGCTGCCTGGACCTATGAAAACATTCGAACCATGCGTCGGCAGCTCAAACGAATGGGGTTTTCCTACGACTGGGACCGGGAGATTGCCACCTGCCGGCCTGAATATTACCGTTGGGAGCAGTGGTTGTTCTTGAAAATGCTGGACAAGGACATGGTCTACCGGAAAGAGTCCTATGTCAACTGGTGCGATCACTGCCAGACGGTGCTTGCCAATGAGCAGGTGGAGCAGGATATGTGCTGGCGGTGCGGTAAACCTGTGCAGCAGAAAAAGCTGTGGCAGTGGTTCTTCAGGATTACCGACTTTGCCGAGGATCTGCTGGTTCATTGCGACAAGCTTCCGGGCTGGCCCGACAATGTCACCTTGATGCAGAAGAACTGGATCGGCAAGAGCCAGGGATCTGAGATCCGATTTCCCATCCAGGGAATAGATGAGAATATTCCCGTCTTTACAACCCGCCCGGACACCCTTTTTGGGTCAACCTTCATGTGTCTTGCGCCGGAACATCCCCTTGTGGAAACCCTGTCAAGGGGGACGGATCAGGCTGCGGCCGTAACTGAATTCACCACAAGAGTGCTCAATCAGGAGCGTTCGTCAATCGCCCTTGAAAAGTATGAAAAAGAGGGCGTTTTTACCGGGGCCTGGTGTATTAATCCTGTAACCCGTGAAAAAATGCCCATCTATACGGCTAATTTTGCCCTGATGGAGTATGGAACGGGAGCGGTCATGTCTGTTCCGGCCCATGATCAGCGTGATTTTGATTTTGCTCGAAAGTATGGGCTTCCCATCAAGGTTGTGATCCAACCCCCGGGTGAACCCCTTGACCCTGCCACCATGATTGAGGCCTATACAGGCCAGGGAACCCTTGCCGATTCAGGAGAATTTTCCGGGCTTGGTAACCTTGAGGCCATGGGTGCCATTACCCGCTGGCTTGAAAATAAGGGGTTGGGTAAAACCACGGTGAGTTTCCGTCTGAGGGATTGGGGAATCTCCCGCCAGCGCTATTGGGGTACGCCGATTCCGGTCATCCATTGCCCGGATTGCGGTATTGTTCCGGTCAAGGAAGAAACCCTTCCGGTGGTTCTTCCCGAGGATGCGGCCCTTCTTGACAATGGCGGCTCTCCCCTGGCTACCCTTGATGGGTTTGCACGGGTGAACTGTCCTGTGTGCAACAGAGCCGATGCAAGGCGTGAAACAGACACCATGGACACCTTTGTCGAGTCCTCCTGGTACTTTGCAAGATATTGCAGTCCACGGTATGATAAGGGCATGTTTGACCCTGCTGCCGTTGCCTACTGGATGCCTGTGGATCAGTATATCGGCGGGGTAGAACATGCCATACTCCACCTTCTCTACTCGCGCTATTTCATGCGTGTGCTCAACACCCTGGGATTGATCGATTTTAAGGAACCCTTTGAGCGGCTTCTCACCCAGGGAATGGTCTGTAAGGAGACTTTGACCTGTCCCGAGCATGGCTTTATTTATCCTGACGATGCAGAAACGGTCAATGATAAGGTCATTTGCAAACGGTGCAATTCTGATGTTGAAGTGGGCCGGGTCATCAAGATGTCCAAGTCAAAGAAAAACGTAATTGATCCCAATGCACTGCTTGATCAATACGGTGCAGATATCACGAGACTTTTCTGCCTCTTTGCTGCGCCTCCTGAAAAAGACCTTGAGTGGAACGACGACGGGGTGGAAGGATGCAATCGATTCATTAACCGTGTGTGGCGGCTTGCGGATCGCTGTAAATCCACCTACATAGACCTTTTACCCTATTCAGGTGTTGTTGCAGACCTTAAAGGGGAGCCCAAAAAACTCTTTATCAAGGCTAATCAGACCATTAAAAAAGTAACCGATGATATTGAGGAAAGTTTTCATTTCAATACGGCCATTTCTGCTGTCATGGAACTTGTCAACGCCATGTACTCAGCTGATCTTGATCCAGATCAGACAGATATGGGTGAGGTTGCTCTTTTTTGTATAGAGAACATTGTCCTGCTTCTTTCTCCCATTGTTCCCCATTTTTGTGAAGAACTCTGGTCTATCCTGGGACATGGACCGTCCATCGTTGATCAACCCTGGCCTGATTATCAAAAGGATGCACTTTTAACCGATGAAATCCTTATTGTGGTGCAGGTGAACGGCAAATTGCGATCGAAGTTTTCTGTTGATGCGGCTGTGTCCGATGACTTTATTCGTAAAGCAGCCCTTGCCGATGAACAGGTTGAGAAATACATCAAAGGCAAAACCATTAAAAAGGTGATTGTTGTGAAGAAAAAACTTGTAAACATCGTGGTATAA
- a CDS encoding Rne/Rng family ribonuclease produces the protein MTTKILINALDSDECRIVQIKDNKLEGFHIETAARKVTQGNIYKGVITRVEPSLQAVFVDYGTEKNGFLQKQEIHSDYFLDNDSGDRSFSKLVKKGQELIVQVTKDPIMHKGAMLTTFISLPGRLSVFMPGSSTRGVSRQIDDEAERRRLKEITEKLKLPEGFGLIVRTAGLDATKTMLTNDTRYLMRAWKEINKKAVNEPTPSLLYKEQNLAVRSLRDYFTADITEILIDDPDVYKEVKDFMKVIAPKQEKIVKPYKGEKPIFTKYQIEEQIASIFETKALLKSGGAIVIDQTEALVAIDVNSGKSTGRKNIEQTAFHTNIEAAEEVARQLRLRDMGGLIVIDFIDMKEKKHKAEVTKTLKRFLKSDKAKTKVGGISAFGLVEMSRQKIRSAITFGSFETCKHCKGRGLVPNTETLGHALLRKLSLETIKAENKTVKALVPEKVASYLLNKKREELVNIEAKRNVTLVIESDDSLLLGESRIVCDA, from the coding sequence ATGACAACCAAGATACTTATCAACGCCCTGGATTCTGACGAGTGCAGAATCGTTCAAATCAAAGACAATAAACTGGAAGGATTTCATATTGAGACAGCCGCCAGGAAAGTGACCCAGGGCAATATTTACAAGGGGGTCATCACCCGTGTAGAGCCAAGTCTTCAGGCGGTTTTTGTCGATTACGGTACGGAAAAAAATGGTTTTTTGCAAAAGCAGGAAATCCACAGCGACTATTTTCTGGACAATGACTCTGGAGACAGAAGCTTTTCCAAACTTGTCAAAAAGGGGCAGGAGCTCATTGTTCAGGTCACCAAGGACCCGATCATGCACAAAGGTGCAATGCTCACCACCTTCATATCCCTGCCCGGACGACTGTCTGTGTTCATGCCGGGAAGCTCCACCCGCGGGGTTTCAAGACAGATCGATGATGAGGCAGAACGAAGACGTCTCAAGGAGATCACCGAGAAATTAAAACTCCCCGAAGGGTTCGGACTTATCGTGAGAACAGCCGGCCTGGATGCCACAAAGACCATGTTGACCAACGACACCCGCTACCTCATGCGGGCCTGGAAGGAAATCAACAAAAAGGCGGTTAATGAGCCCACACCCTCTCTGCTTTACAAAGAACAAAACCTTGCCGTTCGATCCCTCAGGGACTACTTTACCGCAGATATAACAGAAATTCTCATTGATGATCCAGACGTATATAAAGAGGTAAAGGACTTCATGAAAGTCATTGCCCCAAAACAAGAAAAGATCGTCAAACCGTACAAAGGTGAGAAACCGATCTTCACTAAATACCAGATCGAAGAACAGATTGCATCGATTTTTGAAACAAAGGCCCTGCTAAAGTCAGGCGGTGCCATTGTGATCGACCAGACCGAGGCACTTGTCGCAATTGATGTCAATTCAGGAAAATCCACCGGACGAAAAAACATTGAACAGACTGCCTTTCACACCAATATCGAGGCAGCCGAAGAGGTGGCGAGACAGTTGAGACTCCGGGATATGGGCGGTTTAATTGTAATTGACTTCATCGACATGAAAGAAAAAAAACACAAGGCTGAGGTCACCAAAACCCTGAAAAGATTTTTAAAATCCGACAAGGCCAAGACCAAGGTTGGCGGAATATCAGCCTTTGGTCTGGTTGAGATGTCCCGGCAAAAGATCAGATCGGCCATCACCTTTGGCAGTTTTGAAACCTGTAAGCACTGCAAGGGAAGGGGCCTTGTACCCAACACTGAAACCCTGGGCCATGCCTTGTTAAGAAAACTAAGCCTTGAAACCATAAAGGCAGAGAATAAAACGGTAAAGGCATTGGTGCCTGAAAAAGTGGCCTCTTACCTTCTCAACAAAAAAAGGGAAGAACTCGTAAATATTGAGGCAAAACGCAACGTCACCCTGGTGATTGAAAGTGATGATTCTTTGCTTTTAGGGGAGAGTAGAATCGTATGTGACGCTTGA
- the yajC gene encoding preprotein translocase subunit YajC: MINTAFAMGQSGAQGGQAGGFTAFVPLILMFVIFYFLLIRPQQKKAKEHQNMINSLKKGDRVITSGGIHGTIVSLDETTINLEISDNVKIKINRGNVGTALQGSTPRKKDKKTDK, encoded by the coding sequence TTGATAAATACAGCATTTGCAATGGGACAGTCAGGAGCACAGGGTGGTCAGGCAGGTGGATTTACAGCGTTTGTACCCCTGATACTCATGTTCGTAATTTTCTATTTTCTGCTCATCAGACCCCAGCAGAAAAAAGCCAAAGAGCACCAGAACATGATCAACAGCCTTAAAAAAGGGGACAGGGTCATCACCTCGGGTGGCATACACGGCACCATCGTCTCCCTTGATGAGACCACCATCAACCTTGAGATCTCGGACAACGTTAAGATCAAGATTAATCGAGGCAATGTGGGAACGGCACTGCAAGGGTCAACCCCCCGTAAAAAAGATAAAAAAACAGATAAATAA
- the secD gene encoding protein translocase subunit SecD, producing MKILTWRGTLITSILAIALVYLLPTVCPDCWPHKKINLGLDLQGGMNLVLEVQSEKAVETTLERTIHELKKELRDGDVKHSGISLNAGNTITAVLSGKENIDGFNKILSENFNTLMINSTQKQGEATTMVLKLPDKEQESIRKMATEQALETIRNRIDEFGVSEPDIRIQGENRILVQLPGVTDTQRAKDLIGRTARLNFQLVDETGDVASALKGTPPPGDSILYQVKTNPQTGQTIKTPFLIKNRVLLDGSSLTDARVMIDSQYNEPYVGIEFDRKGARLFERITGENIKKRLAIVLDKTVYSAPVIQDRIAGGKARITGNFTTEEARDLAIALRAGALPAPVKILEERTVGPTLGADSIRMGIVSMIVGGLLVIIFMAIYYKGSGLIADFALIMNIILIGGGLAAFQATLTLPGIAGIILTIGMAVDANVIIFERIREELFSGKTPAASVKAGFERATLTVLDANVTTLIVAVVLFQFGTGPIKGFAVTLGLGIVASLFTALVLSKSCFDFFISGKKVSTLSI from the coding sequence TTGAAGATACTTACATGGAGAGGAACCCTGATCACGTCAATACTGGCTATAGCACTGGTATATCTTCTTCCCACCGTCTGTCCGGACTGCTGGCCCCACAAGAAGATCAACCTGGGCCTTGACCTCCAGGGCGGAATGAACCTTGTTCTTGAAGTTCAAAGCGAAAAAGCCGTTGAAACGACCCTTGAACGAACTATTCACGAACTGAAAAAAGAACTGCGGGACGGGGATGTCAAGCACAGTGGCATTTCATTGAATGCCGGCAACACCATCACGGCGGTCCTTTCGGGTAAGGAGAACATTGACGGCTTCAACAAGATCCTTTCCGAAAATTTTAATACCCTGATGATCAACTCCACACAAAAGCAGGGAGAGGCGACCACCATGGTCCTGAAACTGCCGGACAAGGAGCAGGAATCCATCCGTAAGATGGCCACTGAGCAGGCCCTTGAGACCATCAGAAACCGAATTGACGAATTTGGCGTAAGCGAGCCTGACATCAGAATCCAGGGTGAAAACCGAATCCTGGTACAACTCCCAGGCGTCACAGATACCCAGCGGGCAAAGGATCTCATCGGTAGAACTGCAAGGCTCAACTTCCAGCTTGTTGATGAAACGGGTGATGTGGCATCAGCCCTCAAGGGCACGCCACCTCCGGGAGACAGTATCCTTTACCAGGTGAAGACAAATCCCCAGACCGGCCAGACAATAAAGACCCCCTTTCTCATCAAGAATCGGGTACTCCTTGACGGCAGTTCCCTGACCGACGCCCGGGTGATGATTGATTCCCAGTACAACGAGCCCTATGTGGGCATCGAGTTTGATCGAAAAGGGGCCAGACTCTTTGAACGTATCACAGGGGAAAACATCAAAAAACGTCTGGCAATCGTCCTTGACAAGACCGTTTATTCGGCCCCGGTGATCCAGGACAGGATTGCGGGGGGAAAGGCGCGTATAACGGGAAATTTCACCACTGAAGAGGCAAGAGATCTTGCCATTGCCCTCAGGGCCGGTGCCCTGCCCGCCCCTGTAAAAATCCTTGAAGAACGCACCGTCGGACCCACCCTTGGGGCAGACTCCATTCGCATGGGCATTGTTTCCATGATTGTCGGCGGTCTCCTGGTCATTATTTTCATGGCCATCTATTACAAGGGCTCCGGCCTTATAGCAGACTTTGCCCTTATCATGAACATCATTCTCATAGGCGGGGGACTTGCCGCATTCCAGGCCACCCTGACCCTTCCGGGAATTGCAGGTATTATTCTGACCATTGGAATGGCGGTTGACGCCAACGTCATCATTTTTGAACGAATCAGGGAAGAGCTCTTTTCTGGAAAGACACCTGCGGCTTCAGTCAAGGCTGGCTTTGAAAGGGCCACCCTTACGGTGCTTGATGCCAACGTGACCACCCTTATCGTTGCCGTGGTTCTCTTCCAGTTTGGAACAGGACCGATCAAGGGATTTGCAGTCACCCTGGGCCTTGGCATTGTTGCAAGTCTTTTTACAGCCCTTGTGCTGTCAAAGAGTTGCTTTGATTTTTTCATATCTGGAAAAAAGGTGTCCACCTTAAGTATTTAA
- the secF gene encoding protein translocase subunit SecF has protein sequence MQFISNDINLNITGRRRVGFIFSFALIAISIVSLIIHNGPNYGIDFSGGTLVQVKFSDLPSTKDIRTGLSQVGLENSSVQNFGEINDNEFLIRTSMPAMTGEGFSQSISDALKASTGMTPEIRRVEMVGPQVGKDLRKKALLAVFYSLLFITIYISGRFEMKWMLSGVMAGALMTAVYFLSLFSWSNMVVLITAALAVTLVLFWVLELKYAMGAIVALIHDVTITVGLFSILNLEFSLSIIAALLTIIGYSLNDTIIVFDRIRENTKQLHKVPLETIINRSINETLSRTTLTSLTTLIVLFSLYFLGGEIIHDFAFSMIVGIIIGTYSSIFVASPILLAWSKRA, from the coding sequence ATGCAGTTTATAAGCAACGACATTAATTTAAACATTACGGGCCGGAGGCGCGTGGGCTTCATCTTCTCCTTTGCCCTGATAGCCATCAGCATCGTGTCCCTTATTATCCACAATGGCCCTAACTACGGCATTGACTTCTCAGGCGGCACCCTTGTTCAGGTGAAATTTTCAGACCTGCCGTCCACCAAGGATATTCGGACCGGCCTCAGCCAGGTAGGACTTGAGAACTCGTCTGTCCAGAACTTCGGAGAAATAAATGACAACGAGTTCCTCATCCGGACAAGCATGCCTGCGATGACAGGTGAAGGATTTTCACAGTCCATATCAGATGCCCTGAAAGCATCCACAGGCATGACACCTGAAATCCGACGGGTGGAGATGGTTGGTCCACAGGTGGGCAAGGACCTCAGGAAAAAAGCCCTGTTAGCCGTGTTCTACTCCCTGCTCTTCATCACCATCTACATCTCGGGAAGATTTGAGATGAAGTGGATGCTTTCGGGGGTCATGGCAGGCGCTCTCATGACAGCTGTATACTTTTTGTCACTCTTCAGCTGGAGCAACATGGTGGTTCTCATAACCGCTGCCCTTGCGGTTACCCTGGTACTGTTCTGGGTCCTTGAACTCAAATACGCCATGGGTGCCATTGTGGCACTGATACATGATGTAACCATTACTGTGGGTCTTTTTTCAATTCTGAATCTTGAATTTTCATTGTCCATTATTGCCGCCCTTCTGACCATCATCGGGTACTCGTTGAACGATACCATCATCGTATTTGACCGAATCCGGGAAAACACAAAACAGTTACACAAAGTACCCCTGGAAACCATCATCAACCGAAGCATCAACGAAACTCTGAGCCGAACCACACTCACCTCTCTGACAACCCTGATCGTTCTCTTTTCCCTCTACTTTCTTGGCGGAGAAATCATCCATGATTTTGCCTTCTCCATGATCGTCGGGATAATCATCGGCACCTACTCGTCCATATTTGTTGCAAGCCCCATCCTTCTGGCATGGAGCAAACGAGCCTGA
- the ybgF gene encoding tol-pal system protein YbgF, translating to MGYKSTAFLAASLLFSGVMLASCTMKSKPVGPAAHKTVLPDDTNTHLEEIQSKLENLDHRLSALERLEPRITTLDTPDHGTADHERPVTPSPRDIEFPQKNNPHPVYGEPILLYNSARSLVLEENFHEAARLFREFLTRYPNSELADNALYWLGECHYSLGNFQEAINTFKDVVTLYPKGGKVPDALLKTAYAYLSLDDADRAHHYLKLVVRGYPFTPAGEKAEQKLKAFQ from the coding sequence ATGGGGTATAAGTCCACAGCGTTCCTTGCGGCATCACTCCTGTTTTCAGGAGTGATGCTCGCCTCATGCACAATGAAGTCAAAGCCCGTCGGGCCGGCGGCCCACAAGACGGTGTTGCCCGACGATACAAATACGCATTTGGAAGAAATTCAGTCCAAGCTTGAGAATCTTGACCATCGACTCTCGGCCCTTGAGCGTCTTGAACCCAGGATCACAACCCTTGATACTCCGGACCACGGCACCGCTGACCATGAACGGCCAGTGACGCCATCCCCCAGGGATATAGAATTTCCCCAAAAAAATAATCCCCACCCCGTGTATGGGGAGCCCATTCTTTTATACAACAGTGCCCGAAGCCTGGTCCTTGAGGAAAATTTCCACGAAGCAGCCCGGCTGTTCAGGGAATTTTTGACCAGATATCCCAATTCAGAACTTGCAGACAACGCCCTTTACTGGCTTGGTGAGTGCCACTACTCCCTGGGAAATTTTCAAGAGGCCATCAATACGTTCAAGGATGTTGTCACGCTTTACCCAAAGGGAGGAAAAGTTCCTGACGCACTTCTAAAAACAGCCTATGCCTATCTCAGCCTTGATGATGCGGACAGGGCACACCACTATCTCAAACTTGTGGTAAGGGGATACCCGTTTACACCGGCCGGAGAAAAGGCAGAACAAAAACTTAAAGCCTTTCAGTAA
- the dprA gene encoding DNA-processing protein DprA, which translates to MITNDNYLPWFIVKSIPGIGNHLYKRLINRFKTPENILAAKAAELKTIRGMSQKAITGIVHCTVKKKAEIALATVLRGKIRVVTMNDPTYPPLLREIADPPPFFTFQGELNADLPCISIVGSRNATAYGLESAYRLGYDLAVLGFQVVSGMARGIDTAAHHGALAAKGKTMAILGSGLNWIYPRENQSLFQAICQTGVVISEFSPDTRPEPRNFPIRNRLIAGISTGTIVVEAANKSGSLITARLAADFSREVFAVPGSINSHRSHGTHALIRAGATLVETHRDVIQELHHMVHTEPLDPLTKPRGKNENKKELTRVELAIVTILEPYPLHIDKIVEKTDLDIASISAALLDLELKGMVRQLPGKLFSIKEE; encoded by the coding sequence ATGATCACAAATGACAATTATCTGCCTTGGTTTATCGTAAAATCAATCCCCGGGATTGGCAATCATCTGTACAAGCGCCTTATCAATCGATTCAAAACACCGGAAAATATCCTTGCAGCAAAAGCAGCAGAGCTTAAAACCATACGGGGAATGTCACAAAAGGCCATCACGGGCATCGTCCACTGCACAGTCAAAAAAAAGGCAGAAATTGCACTTGCAACCGTCCTTCGTGGAAAGATCCGGGTCGTGACCATGAACGACCCGACCTATCCGCCGCTGTTAAGGGAAATTGCCGACCCGCCGCCCTTTTTTACCTTTCAGGGCGAACTTAATGCGGACCTGCCCTGCATTTCCATTGTAGGATCAAGGAATGCAACCGCCTACGGACTTGAATCAGCCTACCGGCTTGGATATGACCTTGCAGTACTGGGATTCCAGGTGGTGAGCGGCATGGCAAGGGGCATTGACACGGCTGCCCACCATGGAGCACTTGCCGCAAAGGGCAAAACCATGGCCATCCTTGGAAGCGGCCTTAACTGGATCTATCCCAGGGAGAACCAATCGCTTTTTCAAGCAATCTGCCAAACAGGAGTTGTTATTTCAGAATTTTCACCAGACACCAGACCCGAGCCCAGAAATTTTCCCATCAGAAACAGGCTCATTGCCGGAATATCAACAGGAACCATTGTTGTGGAAGCTGCCAACAAGAGTGGATCATTGATTACGGCAAGGCTTGCTGCAGACTTTTCAAGGGAGGTGTTTGCCGTTCCTGGAAGCATCAATTCCCATCGAAGCCATGGCACCCACGCCCTGATACGCGCGGGTGCAACCCTTGTTGAGACCCACAGGGACGTCATCCAGGAACTGCACCACATGGTCCATACCGAACCCCTTGACCCATTGACCAAACCAAGGGGCAAAAATGAAAACAAAAAAGAACTCACCAGGGTTGAACTGGCCATTGTGACCATTCTTGAGCCCTATCCGCTGCACATCGATAAAATTGTTGAAAAAACAGATCTTGACATTGCAAGCATATCTGCTGCACTCCTGGATCTGGAACTAAAAGGCATGGTCAGACAGCTTCCAGGCAAGCTGTTTTCCATCAAAGAGGAGTAA